The nucleotide sequence TGCTACATCGTGGACGAGGCGGAAATCCTGCAGGGCGTCGTCACCATGCGCGATCTCCTCCTGCACGACCGCGAGGCCCGGCTCGACGCCTTCATGCTCCGCAATCCCTTTGTGCTGCGGCCCGAGTACCCGCTCATGGAGGCCATGCGCCAGACGGTGAACCGCCACTATCCTTCCTACCCCGTCTGCGACGACCGGGGCATGCTGCTCGGCATCGTGCGCGGCTCGCGCATCTTCGAGGAACAAGCCGTCGAGATCAGCGCCCAGCCCGGCGCCATGGTCGGTGTCGAGCGCGAGGAACGGGTCAACACCCCCTTCCTCCGCAGCCTCAAGTTCCGCCACCCCTGGCTGCAGTTCAACCTCCTCACCGCGTTCATCGCCGCGGGTGTCGTCGGGCTTTTTGAGGGCACCATCGACCAGATCGTCGTGCTCGCCGTGTTCCTGCCTGTGCTGGCCGGCCAGTCCGGCAACACCGGCTGCCAGGCGCTCGCCGTCTCGCTCCGCGGTCTCACCCTCGGGGAGCTGAAACCAGGCCGCGAAAACCAGTTCCTCGTCAAGGAGGCCGCCCTCGGCCTCGCCAACGGCGCGCTCGTCGGCATCACCGCCGGCCTCGGCATGTTTTTCTACGCCACCTGGCAGCAGACGGCGGTCTCCCCCTACGTGCTGAGCGCGATTGTGTTCCTCTCCATGGTGGGCAGCTGCTTCCTCAGCGGCGTCTCGGGCGTCATGGTCCCCCTCACCCTCAAGAAATTCGGCGCCGACCCCGCCACCGCCTCCAGCATCTTCCTCACCACCGCCACCGACGTGGCCAGCATGGGCTTCTTTCTCGGCATCGCCACCCTTTGGCTCATGTAGGGCCGGTCTCCGACCGGACCAGCCAGGGGCGCGGGCTGGCAGGCTCCCTGCGGGCCGCCCGCCCCCCGGCGCGTTCGCTGTTGTGTCATAATCCGCCGGCCCTAGCGTCGGGACAATCTCCCGCCCCATGCCTCCCAAAATGCGCGCCATCGTCAAACCTGCGCCCGGCCCCGGACTCATCATGACCGAGGTGCCCGTGCCCCGGCCCGGCCTCAACGATGTCCTGATCAAGATCCGCAAGACCTCCATCTGCGGCACCGACGTCCACATTAACAAGTGGGACGCCTGGGCCGCCCGCACCATCAAGCCACCCCTCGTCATCGGCCACGAATACGTCGGCACCGTGGCGGACGTCGGCGCCGGCGTGAGCGGTTTCACCCTCGGCCAACTCGTCACCGGCGAGGGCCACATCGTCTGCGGCCACTGCCGCAACTGCCTCGCCGGCCGCCGCCACCTCTGCCCCAACACCATCGGCGTGGGCGTGAACCGCGACGGTGCCTTCGCCGATTATGTCTGCGTGCCCGCCTCCAATGTCTGGAAGATCCCCGCCGGCCTCGACCCCGATGTCGTCTCCTGTTTCGACCCGCTCGGCAACGCCGTCCACACCACCCTGTCGTTCGACATGGTCGGCGAGGACGTCCTCATCACCGGCGCCGGCCCGATCGGCTGCATGGCCATCGCCGTCGCCCAGCACGCCGGCGCCCGCCACATCGTCATCACCGACATCAACGACGGCCGCCTCGAGCTGGCCAAGAAACTCGGCCCCATCCGCGCCGTCAACGTGGCCCGCGAAAACCTCTCCGAGGTCTGGCACCAGGAACTTGGCATGACCGAGGGCTTCGACATCGGCCTCGAGATGTCCGGCAGTTCCGCCGCGCTCAACCAGATGATCGACAACATGGTCATGGGCGGTCGCATTGCCCTCCTCGGCGTACACCCGGCCGAGGCGATGGTGGACTGGAACAAGATCGTTTTCAAAATGCTCCACCTGAAGGGCATTTACGGCCGCGAAATGTTCGAGACCTGGTACAAGATGACCGCCCTCGTGCAGGGTGGCATGGACATCACCCCCGTCATCACCCACCGCCTCCCCGTCGCCGACTTCCAAGAGGGGTTCGAGCTGATGGGCTCCGGCCGCTCCGGCAAGATCATCCTGAATTGGGAATGAAAAAGAACCCACGCAAAGGGTGAACCCTGGGATATCCGGAATCTCCGTCTCTGTGTCCTCTGTGTCTCTGTGGTTAAATCAATAGCATGAACCCCGCCTTCACCGCCCACCTCAAGCAAACCCTCGCCGGCATCGACTCCGCCGGCCTGACCAAGCGCGAGCGCATCATCACCACCCAGCAGACGGCGCATATCGCCGTCTCAACCGGCCAGGAGGTCCTGAATCTCTGCGCTAACAACTACCTCGGCCTCGCGAACCACCCCGACCTGATCGCCGCCGGCCACGCCGCCCTTGACCGCTGGGGCTACGGCCTCGCCTCCGTGCGCTTCATCTGCGGCACCCAGCAGATCCACCGCGACCTCGAGACCGCCCTTGCCCGCTTTCTCGGCACCGACGACACCATCCTCTATTCCTCCTGCTTCGACGCCAACGGCGGCCTGTTCGAAACCCTGCTCGGCGCCGAGGACGCTGTCATCTCCGACGAACTCAACCACGCCTCGATCATCGACGGCATCCGCCTCGGCAAAGCCCAACGCTACCGTTACAAGAATACCGACCTCGCCGACCTCGAGGCCAAGCTGAAGGAGGCCGACGCCGCCGGCGCCCGCTTCAAGCTCATCGCCACCGACGGCGTGTTTTCCATGGACGGCACCATCGCCCCGCTGCCGGGCATCTGCGACCTCGCGGACAAATACCAGGCCCTCGTCATGGTCGACGACAGCCATGCCGCCGGCTTCATGGGCGCGACCGGCCGCGGCACGCATGAGCACTGCGGCGTCATGGGGCGCGTGGACGTCTTCACCGGCACGCTCGGCAAGGCCCTCGGCGGCGCCAGCGGCGGCTACACCAGTGGCCGGAAGGAAATCATCGACCTCCTCCGCCAGCGTTCCCGCCCCTACCTGTTCTCCAACACCATCCCGCCCGTCGTCGCCGGCGCGACGCTGAAGTGCCTGGAAATACTCACCGCCTCGACCACCCTGCGGGACAAACTCCACGCCAACACCGCCTACTACCGCGCGGGCCTGACCTCGGCCGGCCTGACCATCAAGCCCGGTACCCACCCCATCGTGCCGATCATGCTCGGCGACGCCGTGCTCGCCCAAAAGGTCTCCGCCCGCCTGCTCGAGAAAGGCGTCTATGCGGTCGGCTTCTTCTTCCCCGTGGTTGCGCAGGGCCAGGCCCGCATCCGCACGCAGGTCTCCGCCGCCCACAGCCGCGAGGACCTCGCCTTCGCCATCAACGCCTTCGCCGAAATCAAAGCCGAGTTCAAATTGTGATCCCCACTGTCCGACCGGAGCGCGAGCGAGCCGCCCACTCGTCACGTGACATCAGCTAGTTTCTTCCCTTCCATCTCCCAAAACCCGCCATGCCCTCCGCCGCCAAACTAAAGCTACTGAAGGCCGCCGCCAAAACCGCCGCCGGCCGGGCCTACGCGCCTTATTCCAAATTCCGCGTCGGCGCCGCCGTCCTTACGGAATCGGGCAGGATATTTGCCGGCTGCAACGTGGAGAATGCCTCCTACGGCCTCTGCAACTGCGCCGAGCGCTCCGCGATCTTCAGCGCCGTCTCCGCCGGCGAGCGCAAATTCAAATGCGTGGTCGTCTACACGCCCACCCAAACGGCCACCGCCCCCTGCGGCGCCTGCCGGCAGGTGATCTTCGAGTTCGGCCCCAAGATCCGCGTGATCTCCTTCTGCGCCGGCCTCGACCGCATCGACACCGCGATCAAGTCCCTCCTCCCCGCCGCCTTCGGCCCCGCCGACCTGGCTTGAGGAGTTCGATCACTCTGGATCCATGGAAACCAAGCATGCCGTGGTCGACGACATGCAGGTGCATTACTCCTTCACCGGAAACAATGACTGTCTGATTATTGTCACGGCACCAACGGCGACTGGGGCCTTGATGTTTTGCTGGAGACCCGAGGATGGTTTCAGAGCTGAATCCCTCTGGGAGGACAACCGCTACGGGATTGGCACTAGGAAAGACATTCCACTGAGCGAATTTCCCATTGAAAGCACCCTCGCCAAGTTCAATCAAATCCGACCCCCGCTCGAATCAGAAGACTTGGAGCGGATTATGGCATTGCTGCATCAAGCAAAAGCAGTCGACGGAGCCCACTGATACCGCGCCCCCTTCCTTATTCCTAATTGAATCGGAACGCATGTAGGGCGGGATCGCCGAATCCCGCCTTGTTCGAGGATGAAACGCATTCAAGGCAGGGTTCGAAGACCCCCGCCCTACATGCTCACAGCGAATCCGTGAACTTCCTCAGCTCCTCCGCGTACCGCGGGCCCGTGAAATCCGCGAGGCCGCTGTGCGGTCCGCCGTCCACAAACAGGTACGCTTTGCGGCTCGTGGCCGCCTCGTAGAGCTTCCGCCCGTGCCAGAAGGGCACCGTGCCGTCCGCAGTGCCGTGGATCACCATCACCGGACACCGCAGCTCCG is from Lacunisphaera limnophila and encodes:
- a CDS encoding magnesium transporter, whose product is MNQTTAPFRADSYPEHTIGRLMENPVAVFPGHLSVAEAVERVRELATKRLFTYCYIVDEAEILQGVVTMRDLLLHDREARLDAFMLRNPFVLRPEYPLMEAMRQTVNRHYPSYPVCDDRGMLLGIVRGSRIFEEQAVEISAQPGAMVGVEREERVNTPFLRSLKFRHPWLQFNLLTAFIAAGVVGLFEGTIDQIVVLAVFLPVLAGQSGNTGCQALAVSLRGLTLGELKPGRENQFLVKEAALGLANGALVGITAGLGMFFYATWQQTAVSPYVLSAIVFLSMVGSCFLSGVSGVMVPLTLKKFGADPATASSIFLTTATDVASMGFFLGIATLWLM
- the tdh gene encoding L-threonine 3-dehydrogenase, which gives rise to MPPKMRAIVKPAPGPGLIMTEVPVPRPGLNDVLIKIRKTSICGTDVHINKWDAWAARTIKPPLVIGHEYVGTVADVGAGVSGFTLGQLVTGEGHIVCGHCRNCLAGRRHLCPNTIGVGVNRDGAFADYVCVPASNVWKIPAGLDPDVVSCFDPLGNAVHTTLSFDMVGEDVLITGAGPIGCMAIAVAQHAGARHIVITDINDGRLELAKKLGPIRAVNVARENLSEVWHQELGMTEGFDIGLEMSGSSAALNQMIDNMVMGGRIALLGVHPAEAMVDWNKIVFKMLHLKGIYGREMFETWYKMTALVQGGMDITPVITHRLPVADFQEGFELMGSGRSGKIILNWE
- the kbl gene encoding glycine C-acetyltransferase — encoded protein: MNPAFTAHLKQTLAGIDSAGLTKRERIITTQQTAHIAVSTGQEVLNLCANNYLGLANHPDLIAAGHAALDRWGYGLASVRFICGTQQIHRDLETALARFLGTDDTILYSSCFDANGGLFETLLGAEDAVISDELNHASIIDGIRLGKAQRYRYKNTDLADLEAKLKEADAAGARFKLIATDGVFSMDGTIAPLPGICDLADKYQALVMVDDSHAAGFMGATGRGTHEHCGVMGRVDVFTGTLGKALGGASGGYTSGRKEIIDLLRQRSRPYLFSNTIPPVVAGATLKCLEILTASTTLRDKLHANTAYYRAGLTSAGLTIKPGTHPIVPIMLGDAVLAQKVSARLLEKGVYAVGFFFPVVAQGQARIRTQVSAAHSREDLAFAINAFAEIKAEFKL
- a CDS encoding cytidine deaminase gives rise to the protein MPSAAKLKLLKAAAKTAAGRAYAPYSKFRVGAAVLTESGRIFAGCNVENASYGLCNCAERSAIFSAVSAGERKFKCVVVYTPTQTATAPCGACRQVIFEFGPKIRVISFCAGLDRIDTAIKSLLPAAFGPADLA